A single region of the Acidobacteriota bacterium genome encodes:
- a CDS encoding NAD(P)/FAD-dependent oxidoreductase yields the protein MSERIAIVGGGHNGLVAAAVLARAGREVVLLEARAGLGGLASTRELIPGHRVDVGHNDLGMLRRSVIEELELARHGLELIEAPVAAAVPAAADSDPVVLWPEVERTAEGLARASADDAAAWPGFVAELATCAATLQPLLSRPPELADMGRLLISPELLRFLSAPLDELLREWFKGPALRAGLCGLALPATGLGPRANGTGWPLLYRSVLGASDRLAPVTRARGGVGALAAALAASASASGAQIRTRTPVSRILVESRRVAGVELEAGERIEAGAVVSTATPAVTFLDLIGASRLEPAFVRRLLNVKYRGTAARLALSIDGLPSFPGLDRPALTGRIVLAERASDIERAADAAKYRRLPTRPWIEAALPTALDPSLAPAGRHVLLATAHHLPFDLEGGWSNGGEELRRRMMVELERWAPGIGGLVREQVLLLPTDYEDEIGATNGGLHHGEMNPSQSLWLRPTASAWAGEPLPVEGLWLGGAGCHPGGGVTGLPGITAAVSLLRG from the coding sequence TTGAGCGAACGGATCGCGATCGTCGGCGGCGGCCACAACGGCCTCGTGGCGGCGGCTGTCCTGGCGCGCGCCGGGCGGGAGGTCGTCCTGCTCGAGGCGCGCGCCGGACTCGGCGGCCTGGCGTCGACCAGGGAGCTGATCCCCGGTCACCGGGTGGACGTAGGACACAACGACCTGGGCATGCTCCGCCGTTCCGTGATCGAGGAACTCGAGCTGGCGCGCCACGGGTTGGAACTGATCGAGGCGCCAGTGGCAGCCGCGGTGCCGGCAGCGGCCGATTCGGACCCCGTCGTTCTCTGGCCCGAAGTCGAGCGAACGGCGGAGGGACTTGCCCGGGCCAGCGCCGATGACGCGGCCGCGTGGCCCGGTTTCGTGGCCGAACTGGCCACCTGTGCCGCGACGCTCCAACCGCTGCTCAGTCGTCCTCCGGAGTTGGCCGACATGGGGCGTCTCCTGATCTCCCCCGAGTTACTGCGCTTCCTGTCCGCGCCGCTCGACGAGTTGCTGCGCGAGTGGTTCAAGGGCCCGGCGCTCCGGGCCGGTCTGTGCGGTCTGGCGCTTCCGGCCACTGGGCTCGGGCCGCGCGCGAATGGCACGGGCTGGCCACTCCTGTACCGCAGCGTCCTGGGCGCCTCCGACCGTCTCGCGCCGGTGACGCGGGCCCGGGGAGGCGTCGGCGCCCTGGCCGCGGCACTTGCCGCGTCGGCGTCGGCGTCCGGCGCGCAGATCCGGACCCGCACTCCCGTCTCGCGGATCCTCGTCGAATCGCGCCGCGTGGCCGGAGTGGAGCTTGAGGCCGGCGAGCGGATCGAGGCCGGAGCCGTCGTCTCGACGGCGACGCCGGCCGTCACCTTCCTTGACCTGATCGGTGCTTCCCGGCTCGAGCCCGCCTTCGTGCGCCGGTTGCTGAACGTGAAGTACCGGGGCACCGCGGCCCGGTTGGCCCTCTCGATCGACGGTCTGCCGTCGTTCCCGGGTCTGGATCGACCGGCGCTCACCGGGCGGATCGTGCTGGCGGAGCGAGCCTCGGACATCGAGCGGGCGGCGGACGCGGCGAAGTACCGGCGGCTGCCGACGCGGCCCTGGATCGAGGCGGCGCTGCCGACGGCCCTCGACCCGTCCCTTGCGCCGGCCGGACGCCACGTGTTGCTGGCTACGGCCCACCACCTGCCTTTCGATCTCGAGGGCGGTTGGTCGAACGGCGGCGAGGAACTCCGGCGGCGGATGATGGTGGAACTCGAGCGCTGGGCCCCCGGCATCGGCGGTCTGGTCCGGGAGCAGGTCCTCCTGCTCCCGACGGACTACGAGGACGAGATCGGCGCCACGAACGGAGGGCTTCACCACGGTGAGATGAACCCCAGCCAGAGCCTGTGGCTCCGGCCGACGGCGTCGGCCTGGGCTGGAGAGCCGTTGCCCGTGGAGGGCCTGTGGCTGGGCGGCGCGGGTTGCCACCCGGGCGGTGGCGTTACCGGATTGCCGGGGATAACGGCTGCGGTGTCGCTCCTCAGGGGATAA
- a CDS encoding polyphosphate kinase 2 family protein, producing the protein MPPEGPEGVLDQAARPAQRYLVPEGVKRFDPRRWATEPPQDAPRHNELRKLRRRAVRDISRQQRLLYAENRHALLLLFQAMDAAGKDSTINALLTGVNPAGCQVFNFKQPSSEELDHDFLWRTARSLPERGRIGVFNRSYYEEVLVVRVHPELLQKQNLPHLDPNGLWQQRMESIVEHERHLARNGTVILKFFLNISRDEQKARFLRRLNRPDKHWKFAISDVRERGFWNEYMSAYGEAIRATSKSWAPWYAIPADSKPYMRWVVADIVRDALARLDLHNPEPSLADLAMFDEMRRQLEND; encoded by the coding sequence ATGCCCCCTGAAGGCCCCGAAGGCGTTCTCGACCAAGCGGCGAGGCCGGCCCAGCGCTACCTCGTACCCGAGGGAGTGAAGCGCTTCGATCCCCGGCGCTGGGCCACGGAACCGCCGCAGGACGCACCCCGCCACAACGAACTGCGCAAGTTGCGCCGGCGCGCCGTGCGCGATATCAGCCGCCAGCAGCGGCTTCTCTACGCCGAGAACCGCCACGCGCTGCTTCTCCTCTTTCAGGCGATGGACGCCGCCGGCAAGGACAGCACGATCAACGCCCTGCTCACCGGCGTCAACCCGGCCGGGTGCCAGGTGTTCAACTTCAAGCAGCCTTCGAGTGAAGAGCTCGATCACGACTTCCTGTGGCGCACCGCCCGCAGCCTGCCCGAACGCGGTCGGATCGGCGTCTTCAACCGCAGCTACTACGAAGAGGTCCTGGTTGTCCGCGTCCATCCCGAACTGCTGCAGAAACAGAACCTGCCCCACCTGGACCCCAACGGGCTGTGGCAACAGCGCATGGAGTCGATCGTCGAGCACGAACGCCACCTCGCGCGCAACGGCACCGTCATTCTGAAGTTCTTCCTGAACATCTCCCGCGACGAGCAGAAGGCGCGTTTCCTGCGGCGCCTCAACCGCCCCGACAAGCACTGGAAGTTCGCGATCAGCGATGTCCGCGAACGCGGGTTCTGGAACGAGTACATGAGCGCCTACGGCGAAGCGATCCGTGCGACCAGCAAGAGCTGGGCGCCGTGGTACGCAATTCCCGCCGACAGCAAGCCGTACATGCGGTGGGTGGTGGCGGACATCGTGCGCGACGCCCTGGCCCGGCTCGACCTCCACAACCCGGAACCCTCGCTCGCCGATCTGGCCATGTTCGACGAGATGCGGCGCCAATTGGAGAACGACTAG
- a CDS encoding outer membrane beta-barrel protein, giving the protein MRRGPERAWAWFAALGVACTFAAGGVAAEERKGFYLSSGMGIHAAPGVFLVGHSDDRASRCDEFINPRYAEVEGCTTPDRGSGAGWRTSFDSARGLFAGAALGYDFGGRLRLEAEYFHRDSKYDQSAPVASATGATFAKLGGEIQVAEERINSVTSDSVFANLYVDFGGDGRWNPYVGVGVGLGATEIDYGTLWARNTDPDSITTAAGLPNEEEVRRNLAGTVTSETTTLDDELTGYQVIAGLNYALGDHVSLDFEARWTDFDGFYSLDGDGWRRLRSHPSQLRLDGSEPVSYWMETDDTDIRVVSVSLRYDF; this is encoded by the coding sequence ATGAGACGAGGGCCGGAACGCGCATGGGCGTGGTTCGCGGCACTCGGAGTCGCGTGCACCTTTGCGGCAGGAGGCGTCGCGGCGGAGGAGCGGAAGGGCTTCTATCTGAGCAGCGGCATGGGAATCCACGCCGCGCCGGGGGTCTTTCTCGTCGGCCACAGCGACGATCGAGCGAGCCGCTGCGACGAGTTCATCAATCCGCGTTACGCCGAGGTGGAAGGCTGCACGACGCCCGATCGCGGCTCCGGCGCCGGTTGGCGGACGTCGTTCGACAGCGCCCGCGGTCTGTTCGCGGGCGCCGCGCTGGGCTACGACTTCGGCGGCCGGCTGCGCCTGGAAGCGGAGTACTTCCACCGCGATTCCAAGTACGACCAGTCGGCGCCGGTTGCCAGCGCCACCGGCGCCACGTTCGCCAAGCTGGGCGGCGAGATCCAGGTCGCGGAGGAACGGATCAACAGCGTCACGTCGGACAGCGTCTTCGCGAATCTCTACGTCGACTTCGGCGGTGATGGGCGCTGGAATCCCTACGTCGGCGTGGGCGTCGGACTCGGCGCGACCGAGATCGACTACGGCACCTTGTGGGCGCGGAACACGGATCCCGACTCGATCACGACCGCGGCCGGCTTGCCCAATGAGGAGGAAGTGCGCCGCAACCTGGCGGGAACGGTTACCAGCGAGACGACGACGCTCGACGACGAGCTCACCGGCTACCAGGTCATCGCGGGCCTGAACTACGCGCTCGGCGATCACGTCAGTCTCGACTTCGAGGCGCGCTGGACCGACTTCGACGGCTTCTACTCGCTCGACGGGGACGGCTGGCGCCGGCTTCGCAGCCACCCGTCCCAGCTCCGGCTCGACGGTAGCGAGCCCGTGTCCTACTGGATGGAGACCGACGACACGGATATCCGGGTTGTGAGCGTCAGCCTGCGCTACGACTTCTAG
- a CDS encoding FMN-binding protein, whose product MSGGRRTAALSAALTGLFAAASIAPQPAGAKVFLTRSEALELAFPDCKVDRQTRYLTADQRRRATEMAGVEVDSRLVVQYAAHCENEPAGTAYFDIHRVRTLAETLMVVVDAEGRVVRLEVMSFLEPEEYIPRRNWYEQFLERRLDDRLRLKRSIHAVTGATLTARATTEAVRRILALDQVLREATVEGAVLVP is encoded by the coding sequence GTGTCCGGTGGCAGGCGCACCGCCGCGCTGAGCGCGGCGCTGACGGGGCTGTTCGCGGCCGCGTCGATCGCACCGCAACCGGCTGGCGCCAAGGTCTTCCTGACCCGAAGCGAAGCACTCGAACTCGCCTTCCCGGATTGCAAGGTCGACCGCCAGACCCGCTATCTCACGGCGGATCAGCGCCGCCGGGCAACCGAAATGGCGGGAGTCGAGGTCGACTCGCGACTCGTCGTGCAGTACGCCGCGCACTGCGAGAACGAGCCGGCCGGCACCGCCTACTTCGACATTCACCGCGTTCGCACACTCGCCGAAACGCTGATGGTGGTCGTCGACGCCGAGGGCAGGGTCGTGCGGCTCGAAGTCATGTCCTTCCTCGAACCCGAGGAGTACATCCCACGCCGCAACTGGTACGAGCAGTTCCTCGAGCGACGCCTCGACGACCGCCTGCGGCTCAAGCGGTCGATTCACGCGGTGACCGGCGCCACGCTCACCGCGCGCGCCACAACCGAGGCCGTCCGCAGGATCCTGGCCCTCGACCAAGTGTTGAGGGAGGCCACGGTCGAGGGCGCAGTGCTCGTGCCGTGA
- a CDS encoding sulfatase: protein MLRFPFAAPLIALSVLVATPALAQDRPPNILFIAVDDLNDWVGHLGGHPQASTPNIDRLARRGVSFTRAYTPAPLCNPSRVSLLSGVLPSNSGVYGNGERFREKLPDAVTLMQHLKAHGYSAQGGGKIFHGRSAGDPASWDDYYTPPRPTGLRHIGERQEGVPESAWAPWGPLDVDDSEMFDVQVVDWAIGELRQQHDRPFFLACGFTKPHLPWYVPRKYFDMHPLEGIELPETLDDDRDDLPAFGKKLAAEVYAVSNSRNHSTHGEDHAMVLKHDQWHRAVQSYLATITFVDTHVGRLLDALDESEHAGNTIVVLWGDHGWHLGQKQHWRKHALWEVATRTTLIISAPAGVERGTLCPRPVSLIDLYPTLVELSGLPGRSGLDGQSLAPLLENPRQDWPRPVLTTYGYRNHSVRTDRWRYIEYHDGGRELYDHDADPHEWTNLAPLAEYASVVEELAGFLPKTNAR, encoded by the coding sequence ATGCTCAGGTTCCCATTCGCTGCACCGCTCATCGCCCTGTCGGTGCTCGTCGCGACGCCGGCGCTAGCGCAGGACCGGCCTCCCAACATCCTCTTCATCGCCGTCGACGACCTGAACGACTGGGTTGGCCACCTCGGCGGTCACCCGCAGGCCAGTACGCCGAACATCGACCGGCTGGCCCGCCGGGGCGTCTCGTTCACGAGGGCCTACACCCCCGCGCCCCTCTGCAATCCCTCTCGCGTCAGTCTGCTGTCGGGCGTGCTGCCGTCGAACTCCGGCGTCTACGGCAACGGCGAGCGGTTCCGCGAGAAGCTTCCCGACGCGGTAACCCTGATGCAGCACCTGAAGGCGCACGGCTACTCGGCGCAGGGCGGCGGCAAGATCTTCCACGGAAGGAGCGCCGGTGATCCGGCATCCTGGGACGACTACTACACGCCGCCGCGGCCGACGGGCCTTCGGCACATCGGCGAGAGACAGGAAGGCGTGCCGGAGTCCGCGTGGGCGCCCTGGGGACCGCTCGACGTGGACGACTCCGAGATGTTCGACGTCCAGGTCGTCGACTGGGCGATCGGCGAGCTGCGGCAGCAGCACGACAGGCCCTTCTTCCTGGCCTGCGGCTTCACCAAGCCCCACCTGCCCTGGTACGTGCCGAGGAAGTACTTCGACATGCACCCGCTCGAAGGCATCGAGTTGCCGGAAACGCTGGACGACGACCGGGACGACCTCCCCGCGTTCGGAAAGAAACTCGCCGCGGAGGTGTACGCGGTCTCGAACTCCCGCAACCACAGCACCCACGGCGAGGACCACGCGATGGTGCTGAAGCACGACCAGTGGCACCGGGCGGTGCAGAGCTATCTGGCCACGATCACCTTCGTCGACACGCACGTCGGTCGGCTGCTGGACGCCCTGGACGAGAGCGAGCACGCCGGCAACACGATCGTCGTGCTCTGGGGCGACCACGGCTGGCACCTCGGCCAGAAGCAGCACTGGCGCAAGCACGCGCTCTGGGAGGTGGCCACCCGCACAACGCTGATCATCTCGGCTCCCGCCGGAGTAGAGCGCGGCACCCTCTGCCCGCGCCCGGTGAGCCTGATCGATCTCTACCCGACCCTGGTGGAGCTCTCCGGACTCCCCGGTCGCAGCGGACTGGACGGCCAGAGCCTGGCGCCCCTTCTCGAGAATCCCCGGCAGGACTGGCCCCGACCCGTGCTGACGACCTACGGCTACCGGAACCACTCCGTCCGCACCGACCGGTGGCGCTACATCGAGTACCACGACGGCGGCCGGGAACTCTACGACCATGACGCCGACCCGCACGAGTGGACCAACCTGGCGCCGCTGGCGGAGTACGCCTCGGTGGTCGAAGAACTCGCGGGGTTCCTTCCCAAGACGAACGCCAGATAG